A stretch of Thermoanaerobaculum aquaticum DNA encodes these proteins:
- a CDS encoding KamA family radical SAM protein, with translation MLEAQAFPSATQQFVSREAICAVFGETYDPVSWQDWRWQMRHRLHRLDQFEKLLSLTPAERVGLTMASQRFAVAVTPHFAALMDSEDPNCPIRKQVIPREEELVAAPGDLVDPCGEDQHMVVEGLVHRYPDRVLLLAQDACAAYCRYCTRSRLVAQGDLNALPKRLEAILDYLRAHPEVRDVLISGGDPLLFSDDRLDALLSAVRSVPSVEFVRLGSRVPGFLPQRITSELAAVLRRHRVWLSLHFSHPRELTPEVAAACDTLADAGVPLGSQTVLLAGVNDDANTLRELFTGLLKLRVRPYYLYQCDPVLGTSHLRTSIAKGLEIMGQLRGFTTGYAVPTYVVDAPGGGGKIPLQPPSVVAHEGETWVLRNWSGRLFTYQDPPQA, from the coding sequence ATGCTTGAGGCACAGGCGTTCCCATCGGCAACCCAGCAGTTTGTAAGCCGCGAAGCCATCTGTGCGGTGTTCGGGGAGACCTACGATCCGGTTTCCTGGCAAGACTGGCGTTGGCAGATGCGCCACCGCCTCCACCGGCTGGACCAGTTTGAGAAGCTCTTGAGCTTGACCCCAGCCGAGCGGGTGGGGTTGACCATGGCTTCCCAGCGCTTTGCGGTGGCGGTTACCCCCCACTTTGCGGCGCTCATGGACTCCGAGGACCCCAACTGCCCCATCCGCAAGCAGGTGATCCCCCGGGAAGAGGAGCTGGTGGCCGCTCCCGGGGACTTGGTGGACCCCTGCGGGGAAGACCAGCACATGGTGGTGGAGGGATTGGTGCACCGCTACCCGGACCGGGTGCTGCTGCTGGCCCAGGATGCCTGCGCGGCGTACTGCCGGTACTGCACCCGCTCGCGCCTGGTGGCGCAAGGGGACTTAAACGCCTTACCCAAGCGGCTGGAGGCCATTTTGGATTACCTCCGCGCCCATCCCGAGGTGCGGGACGTGCTGATTTCCGGCGGCGATCCCCTGCTTTTCTCCGACGATCGGCTGGACGCTTTGCTTTCCGCCGTCCGCTCGGTGCCGTCGGTGGAGTTCGTGCGCCTGGGCAGCCGGGTCCCGGGCTTTCTCCCCCAGCGCATTACCTCGGAGCTGGCGGCGGTTCTCCGCAGGCACCGGGTCTGGCTTTCCTTGCACTTTTCCCACCCGCGGGAGCTAACCCCGGAGGTAGCGGCCGCTTGCGACACCCTGGCCGATGCCGGCGTCCCCTTGGGCAGCCAAACGGTGCTTTTGGCCGGCGTCAACGATGACGCCAACACCTTGCGGGAGCTGTTTACTGGCTTGCTCAAGCTGCGGGTGCGGCCTTACTACCTCTACCAGTGCGATCCGGTGCTGGGAACCTCGCACTTGCGCACCTCCATTGCCAAGGGGCTGGAAATTATGGGCCAGCTGCGCGGCTTTACCACCGGTTACGCGGTTCCCACCTACGTGGTGGATGCCCCGGGCGGCGGGGGCAAGATTCCCTTGCAACCGCCATCCGTGGTGGCCCATGAGGGCGAAACCTGGGTTCTGCGCAACTGGTCGGGAAGGCTCTTTACCTACCAAGACCCACCGCAAGCATGA
- a CDS encoding M4 family metallopeptidase, with product MRKALTAFLVLTMASGAFAAVQQAPRHEQEGILSGMELSLASFDERGVPTFLAGNLGQVSGGDPVGASLAFLEEKRAVFLATGQEEFAFNRVQEDELGQIHVRFQQTFQGRPVVGAELIVHLEAASGKVLAINGKFVPASEIPTQPLLEAETALQAAAPAAGIASGTVVTAPELVYVPTDEGLRLAWQATVAYERDGEPYLDRVYADSDTGEFLGAEGLLHRALYRKIYTANNGTSLPGTLMFVEGGSSSDTTAMAAYNNSGITYNYYKTKFNRDSYDNAGAQLISTVHYGSNYNNAFWNGSQMVYGDGDGTTFGPFAKALDVVAHELTHAVTDRTAGLAYQNDSGALNEAMSDIFGAATEAYSAGGISSNTWKIGEACYTPATAGDALRYMNNPTADGYSRDYYPERLYAYNCTPSSSNDYCGVHGNSGVANLAFYLMVSGGSHPRAKTSIAVTSIGLSRAEQIFYRALTVYLTSSSTYVGARNATAQAATDLYGSTYATYVHKAWDAVGVPGGPVNMNETESNGSLSTANTIGTNGTNLQGFVGSSTDNDYFKIGVPAGKTLVVFMTPPSTKDYELYLYNSSGTTLASSTYGTGVREQVIWKNTGTATAYVYARVYGYSGAYSTTSPYYLKVIW from the coding sequence ATGCGAAAGGCACTAACAGCATTTTTGGTTTTGACGATGGCAAGCGGAGCTTTTGCCGCGGTACAGCAAGCCCCGCGCCACGAGCAGGAGGGGATCCTCTCGGGCATGGAGCTGTCGCTGGCGTCCTTCGACGAACGGGGCGTTCCCACCTTCCTCGCCGGCAACCTCGGCCAGGTTTCTGGGGGCGATCCGGTTGGAGCTTCGCTCGCCTTTCTGGAAGAAAAGCGGGCGGTATTTCTTGCCACGGGCCAGGAAGAGTTTGCCTTCAATCGGGTCCAGGAAGATGAGCTCGGGCAAATCCACGTGCGCTTCCAGCAGACGTTTCAGGGCCGACCGGTGGTAGGTGCCGAGCTCATCGTGCACCTGGAGGCAGCCTCCGGAAAGGTTTTGGCCATCAACGGGAAGTTCGTGCCTGCGTCGGAAATACCGACGCAACCTCTCCTGGAAGCAGAAACCGCCCTGCAAGCGGCCGCCCCGGCGGCGGGAATTGCCTCGGGAACGGTAGTGACGGCCCCCGAGCTGGTGTATGTACCTACCGATGAGGGCCTGCGGCTGGCCTGGCAAGCGACGGTGGCCTATGAGAGGGATGGAGAACCTTACCTCGATCGGGTTTACGCGGATAGCGATACCGGTGAGTTCCTGGGGGCAGAGGGCCTCCTTCACCGTGCCCTGTACCGCAAGATCTACACCGCCAACAACGGCACGTCCTTGCCCGGCACCTTGATGTTTGTGGAAGGTGGGTCCTCTTCGGACACCACCGCCATGGCCGCCTACAACAACTCGGGCATTACGTACAACTACTACAAGACCAAGTTCAACCGCGACTCCTACGACAACGCCGGTGCCCAGTTGATTTCCACGGTTCACTATGGCAGCAACTACAACAACGCTTTCTGGAACGGCTCGCAAATGGTCTATGGGGACGGTGATGGCACAACGTTCGGACCCTTTGCCAAAGCCCTGGACGTGGTGGCCCACGAGCTCACCCATGCGGTCACCGACCGCACGGCCGGGCTTGCCTACCAGAACGATTCCGGCGCTCTCAACGAAGCCATGTCCGACATTTTTGGCGCGGCCACCGAGGCGTACAGTGCGGGCGGTATCAGCTCCAACACATGGAAGATTGGCGAGGCCTGCTACACCCCCGCCACCGCAGGGGATGCCCTCCGTTACATGAACAACCCCACGGCTGACGGGTATTCAAGAGACTATTACCCGGAGCGGCTTTACGCCTACAACTGCACGCCATCCTCCAGCAACGACTACTGCGGGGTGCACGGTAACTCCGGCGTTGCCAACCTGGCCTTCTACCTGATGGTCAGCGGTGGCAGCCATCCCCGGGCCAAGACCTCCATTGCCGTAACCTCGATTGGGCTTTCCCGGGCCGAGCAGATCTTTTACCGGGCCCTTACCGTCTATCTGACCTCCTCCAGCACCTACGTGGGAGCCCGCAACGCCACCGCGCAGGCAGCTACCGACCTTTACGGCTCCACCTATGCCACCTATGTGCATAAAGCTTGGGACGCGGTTGGCGTGCCTGGCGGACCGGTGAACATGAATGAGACCGAGTCCAACGGCTCGCTCTCCACCGCAAACACCATCGGCACCAACGGCACCAACCTCCAGGGCTTCGTCGGCAGCTCCACCGACAACGATTACTTCAAGATCGGCGTGCCGGCGGGTAAGACCCTGGTGGTGTTCATGACGCCCCCCAGCACCAAGGACTACGAGCTTTACCTTTACAACAGCTCGGGAACCACCCTGGCCTCCAGCACTTACGGAACCGGTGTGAGGGAGCAGGTAATCTGGAAGAACACAGGGACGGCTACGGCCTACGTGTACGCCCGGGTCTACGGGTACAGCGGAGCCTACTCCACGACCTCGCCGTACTACCTAAAGGTGATTTGGTAA
- the aceE gene encoding pyruvate dehydrogenase (acetyl-transferring), homodimeric type → MIEAYETQFKKQLADLDPQETAEWIEAFDWLAEAKGPLRAAFILRKLLKRARMLGLGIEPIQTPYINTISPEQEPEFPGDEAMEKRIRRIVRWNAMAMVSRANKHYPGIGGHLSTYASAAALYEVGFNHFFRGKNHPGGGDQVFIQGHAAPGIYARAFLEGRLTEANLEAFRRETTGIGLSSYPHPRRMPDFWEFPTVSMGLGPLNAIYQARFNRYLLHRGLKDTSQQRVWCFMGDGEADEPEALGALHVAANEELDNLIFVVNCNLQRLDGPVRGNGKIIQELEAVFRGSGWNVIKVILGREWDELLRRDEHGLLLQRLNETVDGWWQRYHAEGGAFMRQHFFGADPRLLKLVEHLSDRDIKHLKFGGHDYHKLYAAYKLATETHGRPTAILVKTVKGWTLGQEFEGKNPTHQMKKLNVAQLKAFRDVLHLEIPDSALESEDPPYFHPGPNSPEVQYLLERRAALGGPLPSRRVQVLVPELPGEDAFSEFFAGSEREVSTTMAFVRLLRNLLRHKEFGRYVVPVVPDEARTFGMESLFAEVKIYAPKGQLYEPVDHNLLLAYREAKNGQILEEGITEAGAMASTTAAGTAYATHGLPTVPFYIFYSMFGFQRVGDLIWAFGDAMGRGFLLGATAGRTTLQGEGLQHCDGHSHVLFSVMPNVRAYDPAFAYEVAVIIREGLEAMVHRQEDCFYYLTLYNENYPQPPMPAGAEEGIRKGMYLFPSAPEGLPVRVQLFGSGPILREVLRAQELLAERFGVGAEVWSVTSYQQLRQEALECERWNRLHPDQQPRIPYVAQALEGHPGPIVAATDYITAVPDMVARFVGRPMVPLGTDGYGLSDTRQALRRYFQVDAEHVAYAALWQLAQQGLVEPQLLTQASASLGIEVSS, encoded by the coding sequence ATGATCGAAGCGTACGAGACGCAGTTTAAAAAGCAACTGGCGGACCTGGATCCCCAGGAAACCGCCGAGTGGATTGAAGCCTTTGATTGGCTTGCCGAAGCCAAGGGCCCACTGCGGGCCGCCTTTATCCTGCGCAAGCTCTTAAAGCGTGCCCGCATGCTGGGTCTTGGCATTGAGCCCATCCAAACCCCGTACATCAACACCATTTCTCCCGAGCAGGAGCCGGAGTTTCCCGGGGACGAAGCCATGGAAAAGCGCATCCGGCGCATCGTGCGCTGGAACGCCATGGCCATGGTTTCCCGGGCCAACAAGCACTACCCGGGCATTGGCGGCCACCTTTCCACGTATGCGTCGGCTGCGGCGCTCTACGAGGTGGGTTTCAACCACTTTTTCCGCGGAAAGAACCACCCGGGTGGCGGTGACCAGGTTTTCATTCAAGGCCATGCCGCCCCTGGGATTTACGCCCGGGCGTTCCTGGAGGGCCGGCTCACCGAGGCAAACCTGGAAGCCTTCCGCCGGGAAACTACCGGTATCGGCCTGTCATCCTACCCGCACCCCCGCCGCATGCCGGATTTTTGGGAGTTCCCCACCGTTTCCATGGGCTTGGGGCCGTTAAACGCCATTTACCAGGCCCGCTTTAACCGCTACCTGCTGCACCGAGGTTTGAAGGACACCTCCCAGCAACGGGTTTGGTGTTTCATGGGCGATGGGGAGGCCGATGAGCCGGAGGCCCTAGGTGCTTTGCACGTAGCCGCCAACGAGGAGCTGGACAACCTCATCTTCGTGGTGAACTGCAACCTGCAGCGCCTGGACGGGCCGGTGCGCGGGAACGGCAAGATCATTCAGGAGCTGGAAGCGGTGTTCCGCGGGTCGGGCTGGAACGTCATCAAGGTCATCCTGGGCCGGGAGTGGGACGAGCTTCTGCGCCGGGACGAGCACGGGCTCTTGTTGCAGCGCCTCAACGAAACCGTGGACGGCTGGTGGCAGCGCTATCACGCCGAAGGCGGCGCCTTTATGCGCCAGCACTTCTTTGGCGCCGATCCTCGTTTGCTGAAGCTGGTGGAACACCTTTCCGACCGCGACATCAAGCACTTGAAGTTCGGTGGCCATGACTACCACAAGCTTTACGCCGCCTACAAGCTGGCCACCGAAACCCACGGGCGACCCACGGCAATTTTGGTGAAAACCGTCAAAGGCTGGACGCTGGGCCAGGAGTTTGAAGGGAAAAACCCCACCCACCAGATGAAGAAGCTCAACGTGGCCCAGCTCAAGGCCTTTCGCGACGTGCTGCATTTGGAGATCCCCGATTCGGCTCTGGAATCCGAGGACCCCCCGTACTTCCACCCCGGCCCCAACTCCCCCGAGGTGCAGTACCTGCTGGAGCGGCGGGCTGCCCTGGGTGGACCGCTTCCTTCTCGCCGGGTGCAGGTACTGGTGCCCGAGCTGCCGGGGGAGGATGCCTTTTCCGAGTTCTTCGCTGGCTCCGAGCGGGAGGTATCCACCACCATGGCGTTTGTGCGCTTGCTGCGGAACCTCCTGCGCCACAAAGAGTTCGGCAGGTACGTGGTGCCGGTGGTGCCGGATGAAGCCCGCACCTTTGGCATGGAGTCGCTGTTTGCCGAGGTGAAGATTTACGCGCCCAAGGGGCAGCTTTACGAGCCGGTGGATCACAACTTGCTTCTGGCCTACCGGGAAGCCAAGAACGGCCAAATCCTGGAGGAGGGCATTACCGAAGCGGGGGCCATGGCCTCCACCACTGCTGCCGGCACCGCCTACGCCACCCACGGTTTGCCCACGGTGCCGTTTTACATCTTTTACTCCATGTTTGGCTTCCAGCGGGTGGGGGACCTCATTTGGGCTTTTGGCGACGCCATGGGGCGGGGCTTCCTGCTGGGCGCCACTGCCGGCCGCACCACCCTGCAGGGGGAAGGCCTCCAGCACTGCGACGGCCACTCCCACGTGCTCTTTTCGGTGATGCCCAACGTCCGTGCCTACGATCCGGCTTTTGCGTACGAAGTGGCGGTAATCATCCGGGAAGGCCTGGAAGCCATGGTGCACCGCCAGGAGGACTGCTTTTACTACCTCACGCTTTACAACGAAAACTACCCCCAGCCGCCCATGCCGGCCGGGGCGGAGGAAGGCATCCGCAAAGGCATGTACCTGTTCCCTTCGGCACCGGAAGGGCTCCCGGTGCGGGTGCAGCTCTTTGGCTCCGGCCCCATCCTGCGGGAGGTGCTAAGGGCGCAAGAGCTCCTGGCCGAAAGGTTTGGCGTGGGGGCCGAGGTGTGGAGCGTCACCAGCTACCAGCAGCTGCGGCAGGAGGCCCTGGAGTGCGAGCGGTGGAACCGTCTCCACCCGGACCAACAGCCCCGCATCCCTTACGTCGCGCAAGCGCTGGAAGGCCACCCCGGCCCTATCGTGGCTGCGACGGATTACATCACAGCGGTGCCGGACATGGTGGCGCGCTTTGTGGGGCGCCCCATGGTGCCCCTGGGCACCGATGGCTACGGGCTTTCCGACACCCGGCAAGCCCTCCGCCGCTACTTCCAGGTGGACGCCGAGCACGTGGCCTACGCCGCCCTCTGGCAGTTGGCTCAGCAGGGCTTGGTGGAGCCCCAACTGCTCACGCAGGCCAGCGCTTCCCTGGGGATTGAGGTTTCGTCCTGA
- a CDS encoding D-alanine--D-alanine ligase family protein, with amino-acid sequence MDPSVVVAHNPVPAGADPATADVLEQVALVAEALEELAIPYEVREVTDPTAVEPFRGKVVFNLFEAEAGKFQLPLVFAQTLEASGIPFTGSCRDVLALTTNKVATRQRLAEFGVPVAPGGVAFQDLASVPSPWLVKPAWEDASVGLEGNPVCFTRKDLEQRVAQLTRRFPGQEILVEHFLPGREFNVSLLAGGNTLEVLPVAEIAFVDFPPDVPPLVSYEAKWEAGSFADTHTVRVFPPAEDPVVATARELALQAALACGVSGYARVDLRCNEEGRPCVLEVNANPCLAPGAGFLAAAAQAGLNPPQVVSRILAATGVVCA; translated from the coding sequence GTGGACCCGTCGGTGGTAGTTGCCCATAACCCGGTGCCGGCCGGTGCCGATCCCGCCACCGCCGACGTTTTGGAACAAGTAGCGTTGGTCGCCGAAGCCCTCGAGGAGCTGGCCATTCCCTACGAGGTGCGCGAGGTTACCGATCCCACGGCGGTGGAGCCATTCCGGGGCAAGGTGGTGTTTAACCTTTTTGAGGCTGAAGCCGGGAAGTTTCAGCTCCCCCTGGTGTTTGCCCAAACGTTAGAAGCTTCAGGCATTCCCTTTACCGGCTCATGCCGTGACGTTTTAGCCCTCACCACCAACAAGGTGGCCACCCGCCAGCGGCTCGCCGAGTTTGGCGTTCCGGTGGCGCCAGGGGGCGTGGCGTTCCAAGACCTTGCTTCGGTGCCATCCCCGTGGCTCGTCAAGCCCGCCTGGGAGGACGCCTCGGTGGGTTTGGAGGGCAACCCGGTGTGTTTCACCAGAAAGGATTTAGAGCAAAGGGTGGCGCAGCTGACCCGGCGCTTTCCCGGTCAGGAGATCCTGGTGGAGCACTTCCTGCCAGGTCGGGAGTTCAACGTGTCGCTCTTGGCAGGCGGTAACACGCTGGAGGTGTTGCCGGTCGCCGAAATAGCGTTTGTGGACTTTCCCCCCGATGTGCCGCCCCTGGTGAGCTACGAAGCCAAATGGGAAGCGGGCTCCTTTGCCGACACCCACACTGTGCGGGTCTTCCCACCGGCCGAGGATCCTGTGGTTGCCACCGCGCGGGAGCTGGCCCTGCAGGCGGCCCTGGCTTGCGGGGTTTCCGGGTACGCCCGGGTGGATTTGCGGTGCAACGAAGAAGGCAGGCCTTGCGTGCTGGAGGTCAACGCCAACCCCTGCCTGGCCCCGGGGGCGGGCTTTCTGGCAGCTGCCGCCCAGGCTGGCCTGAACCCGCCTCAGGTGGTTTCCCGCATCCTGGCGGCCACGGGAGTGGTATGCGCCTGA
- a CDS encoding GNAT family N-acetyltransferase — protein sequence MRLRRELLPADREAIALLLAATGFFNPEESAVALELVDERLSQGPESHYRFLVAEEAGQVLGYACWGPIPGTRFSADLYWIAVNPNAQGHGVGRALLAAIEAWMAEQGRFRVYVETSTRPQYAPTRAFYLACGYQLAAELPDFYAPGDGKAIFLKLLTAPNP from the coding sequence ATGCGCCTGAGGCGCGAGCTTTTGCCCGCGGACCGTGAGGCTATCGCCTTGCTGCTTGCGGCCACCGGCTTTTTCAACCCGGAAGAAAGTGCTGTGGCGCTGGAACTGGTGGATGAGCGGCTGAGCCAGGGTCCCGAAAGCCACTACCGCTTCTTGGTGGCCGAAGAAGCTGGCCAAGTCTTGGGTTACGCCTGCTGGGGGCCCATCCCCGGCACCCGTTTTTCAGCGGACCTCTACTGGATTGCCGTGAACCCAAACGCCCAAGGCCACGGGGTGGGGCGAGCGCTTCTAGCTGCCATCGAAGCGTGGATGGCCGAACAGGGCCGCTTCCGCGTTTACGTGGAAACCTCCACCCGCCCCCAGTACGCCCCCACCCGGGCGTTTTACCTTGCCTGCGGCTACCAGCTGGCCGCCGAGCTCCCCGACTTTTACGCCCCCGGCGACGGCAAAGCGATTTTCTTGAAGCTCCTCACGGCACCGAACCCCTAG
- a CDS encoding D-alanine--D-alanine ligase family protein encodes MKALHLGFVFDCQEDYLAQGFTPEQVAEFDPRVTVEGIAAGLHACGHEVSLVGNGQALARSLAQGQRYDLVFNIAEGLTGFSREAQVPALCELYRQKYTFSDPLTCALTLHKAMAKRVVRDAGLPTAPFFVVESPQDLREIPFPGPYFAKPVAEGSSKGISARCQAQAASTLQEVCRELLASFQQPVLVERFLPGREVTVGIVGNGGGARVLGVMEVEFTERAETQAYTALNKEQYRERVRYRLLQDEELARQAGDLALAVYHLLGCRDAARLDLRCDETGTPQFLEANPLPGLDPIRSDLPILARLAGVEYVELLSAIVEAAWTRRW; translated from the coding sequence ATGAAGGCGCTGCATCTCGGCTTCGTCTTCGATTGCCAGGAGGACTACCTGGCCCAGGGCTTCACCCCTGAGCAGGTGGCGGAGTTCGATCCCCGGGTCACCGTGGAGGGCATTGCCGCAGGCTTGCACGCTTGCGGCCATGAAGTGAGCTTGGTAGGAAACGGCCAAGCTTTGGCTCGGTCTCTTGCCCAAGGGCAGCGCTACGACTTGGTCTTCAACATTGCCGAAGGGCTGACCGGCTTTTCCCGGGAAGCGCAGGTGCCGGCGCTTTGCGAGCTTTACCGGCAAAAGTACACGTTTTCCGATCCCCTCACCTGCGCCCTCACCTTGCACAAAGCCATGGCCAAGCGGGTGGTGCGCGACGCGGGCTTGCCCACCGCCCCGTTTTTCGTGGTAGAAAGCCCGCAAGACCTGCGGGAAATCCCCTTTCCCGGGCCTTACTTTGCCAAACCGGTGGCAGAGGGAAGCTCCAAAGGCATTTCCGCCCGCTGCCAGGCGCAGGCCGCCAGCACGCTCCAGGAGGTGTGCCGGGAGCTGCTTGCAAGCTTCCAGCAACCGGTGCTGGTGGAGCGGTTCCTGCCCGGGAGGGAAGTCACCGTAGGGATCGTTGGCAACGGGGGCGGAGCCCGGGTGCTGGGGGTCATGGAGGTGGAGTTTACCGAGCGGGCCGAAACCCAGGCGTACACCGCGCTGAACAAGGAACAATACCGGGAAAGGGTCCGCTACCGCTTGCTTCAGGATGAGGAGCTCGCCCGCCAGGCCGGTGATCTGGCATTGGCGGTGTATCACCTTTTGGGTTGCCGGGATGCGGCGCGGTTGGACCTCCGCTGCGATGAAACCGGCACACCGCAGTTTCTAGAAGCCAACCCTCTTCCCGGCCTGGACCCCATCCGCTCGGACCTGCCCATCCTCGCCCGCCTGGCGGGCGTGGAGTACGTGGAGCTGCTTTCGGCCATCGTGGAGGCCGCGTGGACCCGTCGGTGGTAG
- a CDS encoding anion transporter — MDWLVLAVFVAVYLGMFLGELPGLALDRTGVAVLGAIALVASGRVTPEMAWQAVDVPTLALLAGLMVVSAQFRLAGFYTFIARRLASAAVAPPVLLAWLLVVVAVLSAFLVNDIVCLAMAPILVEGCARRGLDPVPFLLGLACAANIGSAATLMGNPQNMLIAQKLHLGFLSYLGLAFPVVILSLAACWLVLVLQQKGQWFAHTPIPAITARELSRWQAAKGLVVLGAVVLAFSVTPWPREIVAVTAAGLLLTSRRMASREMLGLVDWQLLALFVGLFVVNHAFAVEGWMAAALSKLSGWGLDLSQPAVLFLSAAALSNLVSNVPAVMLLLPSATYPAAGPILALASTLAGNLLVVGSIANIIVVEQAAQLGVGISARDHARVGVPVSLITLFLALAWVLLAF, encoded by the coding sequence GTGGACTGGCTGGTTTTGGCGGTGTTTGTGGCGGTTTACCTGGGCATGTTCCTGGGTGAGCTGCCGGGCCTGGCTTTGGACCGCACCGGCGTGGCGGTGTTGGGCGCCATTGCCCTGGTTGCCAGCGGCCGGGTCACGCCGGAAATGGCGTGGCAAGCGGTGGATGTCCCCACGTTGGCGCTTTTGGCCGGGCTCATGGTGGTTTCCGCGCAGTTTCGCCTGGCCGGGTTTTACACGTTTATTGCCCGGCGGCTGGCTTCAGCGGCGGTGGCGCCCCCCGTGCTGTTGGCCTGGCTGTTGGTAGTCGTCGCGGTGCTTTCGGCTTTTCTCGTGAACGACATCGTGTGCTTGGCCATGGCTCCCATCTTGGTGGAAGGGTGCGCCCGCCGGGGCTTGGACCCGGTGCCTTTTCTTTTGGGGCTTGCCTGTGCCGCCAACATCGGTTCCGCCGCCACGCTCATGGGCAACCCTCAAAACATGCTCATCGCCCAGAAGCTCCACCTGGGGTTTTTGTCCTACCTGGGTTTGGCTTTCCCGGTGGTGATTCTGAGCCTGGCTGCTTGCTGGCTGGTGCTGGTACTCCAGCAAAAAGGCCAGTGGTTCGCCCACACGCCCATACCCGCCATCACGGCCCGGGAGCTGTCCCGCTGGCAAGCGGCTAAGGGGCTCGTGGTGTTAGGCGCGGTGGTGCTGGCGTTTAGCGTGACCCCCTGGCCCCGGGAAATCGTGGCGGTCACCGCGGCAGGGCTGTTGCTCACCTCAAGGAGAATGGCCTCCCGGGAGATGCTGGGGCTGGTGGACTGGCAGCTCTTGGCGCTTTTTGTGGGGCTTTTTGTGGTGAACCACGCCTTTGCGGTGGAGGGGTGGATGGCGGCAGCTTTGAGCAAGCTTTCCGGCTGGGGCCTGGATCTCTCGCAACCGGCAGTGCTTTTCCTTTCCGCCGCGGCGCTTTCCAACCTGGTTTCCAACGTTCCTGCGGTGATGTTGCTCTTGCCTTCTGCCACCTATCCGGCCGCAGGACCTATCCTGGCTTTGGCTTCCACCCTGGCGGGCAACTTGCTGGTGGTGGGCAGCATCGCCAACATCATCGTGGTGGAGCAAGCGGCGCAACTGGGGGTCGGGATTTCAGCCCGAGACCACGCTCGGGTGGGGGTGCCGGTGAGCCTCATCACGCTTTTCCTCGCCTTAGCTTGGGTTTTGCTGGCGTTTTGA